Part of the Streptomyces sp. NBC_00457 genome, GCGGAACCAGCCCGGGGCGAGGGCGTTGACGCGGATGCCGCTCGCGCCCCACTGTCCGGCCAGCTCCCGGGTCAGCCCTATCAGTCCGGCCTTGGACGCCGAGTAGCTCGCGCCGCCGAGGGGGGCGGCGGTCACCAGGCCGAGGATGGAGGAGACGTTGATGATGCTCCTGCCGCCCGCTTGACCGGGCCCTTCGGCGATGAGCCGGGCGAGGTGAAAGGGAGCGGTGAGGTTGACGCCCAGGACGTCGGCGAAGGCGTCGGAGGACTCGTCCTCGGCGCGCGTCTCGCCGGACGTCGCCGCGTTGTTGACCAGGACGTCGATGCGGCCGGTGGCGGCCAGTGCCGTCTCCGTCAGCCGCGTACGGTCGGCTTCGAGCGATACGTCGCAGGCGACGGGGTGGATGCGCGCGTCGGAGTCGGCGAGTTCCTTCAGCCGGTCGATGCGGCGGGCGGCGGCGAACACGATGGCGCCGGCCTGCGCGAGGACGGCGGCGAAGCGGGCGCCGAGCCCGGCGGAAGCGCCGGTGACGATCGCTGTCCTGCCCTCCAGCGAGAAAAGCTCGGCGGCGGATCGCGGCGCGCTCACTCGTCCACCCCGATCGGCAGGGCGGTCGCGCCGCCGTCGAGCACCAGGGTCTGGCCGGTCATCCATGAGGAGGCGTCGGAGGCCAGGAACAGCGCCGCGTTCGCCACGTCCTCCACCGTGCCGAGGCGCCGCAGCGGCAGCTTGGCGGTGAGGATGGGCTCGCGCACCTCCCACACCGCCCGCGCCAGCTCCGTCTTGATCAGCCCGGGGGCGATGGCGTTCACCCGTGCCCGCGGCCCGAGTTCGTAGGCGAGCTGCCGGGTCATGTGCAGCATGGCGGCCTTGGTGGCGTTGTAGTAGCCGATGTGCGGATCGACGATCAGCCCGCCGACGGAGGCGATGTTGACCACCGCTCCCCCGTGCTCGGCCATCCAGGCCCGCCAGGCGTACCGGGTCCAGGCGATCATGCCGTACTGGTTGACGCGTACGGTCTTCTCGGCACGCGACACGTCCAGGTCGAGCAGATCGCCGTGGTACGGGTTGGTCGCCGCGTTGTTGACGAGGATGTCGACCCTGCCGAAGCGGATCATGGTCTCGTCGACGCAGGCCTCGGCCTGGTCGGGCTCACCGGCGTTGGCCACCACCGTGTGGACGTCGCCGTCGCCCTTCACCCGCAGCAACTCCTCGCGCGCCTCGGCGAGTCCGGCCGCCTTGCGGGCCGCGATCACCACGTGTGCTCCGGCCGCCCGGTAGGCGGTGGCGATGCCCAGGCCGATGCCGCGGGATCCGCCGGTGATGACGGCGACCTTGCCCTCCAGGGTGTCGGTGCTCACGCTGCCCCTGCCTTCGTGTCGGTCTTGTGCTGCTCGGGCTGCTTGTACTTGGCGAGTTCCTGGCGGGCCACCGTCCGCAGATGCACCTCGTCGGGGCCGTCGGCGATGCGCAGGGCGCGCGTGATGGCGTACAGCCGGGCCAGTACGGTGTCGTCGCTGACCCCCGCCGCGCCGTGCGCCTGCACGGCGCGGTCGACCACCTTGTGGGCGACCTCCAGCGCCGCGACCTTGATCGCGGCGACCTCCATGCGGGCGGCGGCGTTGCCGACGGTGTCCATCAACCAGGCGGACTTGAGGACGAGGAGGCGCAGCTGCTCGATCTCGATGCGGCTGCGGGCGATCCACTCGCGCACCACGCCCTGGTCGGCGAGGGGCCCGCCGAAGGCGATGCGTGCGGTGACGCGCTCGCACATCAGCTTCAGGGCGCGCTCGGCGAAGCCGACGGCGCGCATCGCGTAGTGCATCCGCCCCGGACCGAGCCGCCCCTGGGCGAGCGCGAAACCCTCCCCCTCGCCCCTGAGGATGTTCTCCACCGGCACGCGGACGCCTTCAAAGAGCACGTCACCGTGTCCGAGCCGGTCGGTGTAGCCGAACATCGGCAGGTCGCGCAGGACCGTGACACCGGGTGTGTCCCTGGGGATGAGCAGCATGCTCTGCTGCCGGTAGGTGGGCGCGTCCGGATCGGTCTTGCCCATCAGGATGATCAGCTTGCAGTCGGGGTCGAGGATCCCGGAGGTGTACCACTTGCGGCCGTTGACGACGTAGCTGTCTCCGTCGCGGGTGATGCTGGTACGGATGTTGCGGGCGTCGGAGCTGGCGACCTCCGGCTCGGTCATGGCGAAGCACGAGCGGATCTCCGCGTTCAACAGGGGCTTGAGCCAGCGTTCCTGCTGCTCGGGGGTGCCGTACAGCGCGAGCAGTTCCATGTTGCCGGTGTCGGGCGCCGAGCAGTTGAACACCTCGGGGCCGATGACGGAGCGGCCCGCCAGCTCCATGAGCGGCGCGTACTCGAGGTTGGTGAGTCCCGCGCCCCAGTCGCCATGCGCCATGAAGAGGTTCCACAGGCCCTCGGCGCGCGCCTTCTCCTTCAGCTCGGCCATCACCGGCGGCAGCGCGTGCGGGTCGTCCGCCTCGGCGAGCTGCCGGTCGTAGACCGCTTCCGCGGGGAAGACGTGCTGATCCATGAACGACCGCATGCGGTCCTGGAGTTCACTCGCCCGTGGCGAGAATCCGAAATCCACGATTGCTCCTGTCCGGGGGTGCCGGGGTTCGTGTGGTCGGTCCGGATCAGCCGAGGATGTCGCGTGCCGTGCGGATCATCGCGGCGATGGTGGGCGGCAGTCGCTCCTGGTCCGGGTCGTGGTGCTTGCCCTCGCGGTGCCGGCGCAGGTTGTGGCCCATGATCGCGGCCATCTTCATGCGGCCGAGCGCCCGGAACCAGTCCATCGCGGGCAGCGCGGGCCGGCCGTCGAGGTAGGCGACCAGCAGTTCGGCCTCGGTGGGCAGGCCAGGTACGGCACGCCCCAGCTGGGGGAAGTTGCGGTGGTCGGCGAAGAGCAGGAACCAGCCGAGGTCGATGCGCGGGTCGCCGACGCTCCAGATCTCCCAGTCGACGACGGCCACTGCACGCTGGCCGGCGCACAGCACGTTGCCGAGCCGGAAGTCGCCGTGCAGCAGTACCGGTGGCAGGCCCCCGGGCACGTCGGCGGTGAGGCGAGCCAGCAACTCCTCTCCGCCCGGGCGGAGTTCTGCCGGTACGGCGTGCAGGGTGCGGGTCCACCGCTCCAACTCCCCGGCCGCATCGAGCGGTTCGGGCGGATCGAGCCCGGGTGTGTGGGTGTCGGTGGCGTGCAGTCGCCGCAGCACGGCGGCGATCTCCAGCATTCGGGCGCGGGCCGTCGCGGCGGGCACCTCGGGCTCGTCGAGTACGGGCTCGACGGCCTCCCCGGCCGCGAAGTCCATGGCGAACCAGGCTGGTTGTGTCTCGTCGACCGCTGCGATGCCCGGCACGGGCACCGCGGACCCGGCCAGCGCGCCCAGCACCCGCGCCTGGCGCAGCACGTCGTTGCGGCCGACGGGCCGCTGCCCCGGAGGCACCGCCTTGATGACGTACCTGGCCTCCCCCGCGGTGACGGAGTACGTCAGCCCCGAATGGCCACCGGGCAACACCCTCAACTCGCCGATCGGGGCGCCCGGATGGCGGCGGGCGAGCCGGTCCCGGACCCGGACGGCCAGCTCCGACGTTTGCGTGACCGTGCTCATCGGGCGGGCTCCTTGGGCAGGCGGTCTTTGGGCGGGCCCTCTTTGGGCAGGCCGAGCACGCGTTCGGCGAGGATGTTGTGCTGGATCTCGTCGGTGCCGCCCGCGATGCTGTACCCGGGCGCGCCGAGCAGGTGCTCCGTCCAGGCGTACGTGCCCCATGCCCCCGTGTCCGCGACGAGGCTCGGCCCCAGCAGCTCGGACACCAGATCGCTGGTGCGCCGCATGGTCTCGGTGGCGTAGAGCTTGCCGACCGAGGCTTCCGCCCCGGGCTCGCGTCCGGCCACGAGGGCGGCGGTCACGCGCAGTCCGACGATCCGCTGGACGAGGGTGCGGATGTGCAGATCGGCGGCCCGCTGCTGTTCGCTGCCGGTGAGCGGGCGGGGCAGGTTGCCGGCCAGTTCCAGCGCCCGGTCGGCGTTGTCCAGGCCGAGGTTGCCGGAGTCGAGCCGCTCGGCGGCCAGCACGCTGAGCGTGACCCGCCAGCCCCCGCCGACCGGCCCGAGCCGGTCCGTGTCGGGCACCACCACGCCGTCGAGGTAGACCTCGTTGAAGCTGGTGCCGCCGGTCATCTGCTGGATGGGCCGTACAGTCACGCCGGGCGCGTCCATGCGCACCAGGAAGACGGTGATACCGGCGTGCTTGCGTACGTCCGGATCGGTACGGCACACCGCGACGCCCCAGGTCGCGACGCGAGCCCCGGAGGTCCACACCTTGTGCCCGTTCAGCACCCAGTTGTCGCCGTCGCGCACCGCCCTGGTCCGCACCGCGGCGAGGTCGGATCCGGCCTCTGTCTCCGAGAACAGCTGGCAGGCCAGCTCGTCGGTGCGGAGCATGGGCCGCAGCCAGCGCTGCTTCTGCTCCTCGGTGCCCCAGATGCCGATCGCGGGGGCGACGAGCTGCTGCGTCACCGGGAAGACCTCGGTGCGGTGCGGCACGTCGAAGGCCGCCTCTTCGGTGCGGTAGAGCTGCTCGTAGTACGCGGGCAGGCCCCGGCCTCCGTACGCCTGCTGCCAGTTGAGCGCGCCCCAGCCGTGGTGGTAGCGGGTGCGTTCCCATTCCTGGATGCGGGCGGTGTACTCGTGTTCCTGTTCCTCGGTCCAGTTCTCGAAGACGGCGACGGAGTCGGAGCCGCTGCCCCACTCTCCGTCGGCGGCGCGCGGCCGGGCGACCGTGGCGAGCCACCGCCGGGCTTCGGCACGGAACTCCTCGGGTTCCGGGATGGCGCTCATCTCGTCCTCCACCTCCATTCAGCGGGACAGCACCGTGCAGGCGCTCACGCCGGGCGCGCCGTACACATGGGTGAAGCCGACCCTGGGTTCACCGGGGACCTGGCGTTCACCGGCCCGTCCGCGCAATTGCTGGACGACCTCGTAGACCTGGCGCAGTCCCGAGGCACCGATGGGTTCGCCGTTGGCGATGCAGCCGCCGTCGGTGTTGACCGGCAGGGCGCCGCCGATCTCCGTGGCGCCGGAGGCGACCAGCCGTTCCTGCTCGCCGTCCTCGCAGAACCCGCACTCGGCCATGTGCATGACCTCGGCGCCGCTCTCGGTGTCCTGCAACTGGCAGACGTCGATGTCGCCGGGCCCGATCCCCGCCTCCTCGAAGGCGGCAGCCGAGGCATCACGGCTGACGCTGGTCAGCTCGCCTCCGGGAATCCAGGGGCTGAACACCTCGAACGAGCCGAACCGCCGGGTACGTACGGCCGCCGAGCGCAAGGTGACCGGCGGACCGTCCGGCGTGTCCAAGCTGCGGGCAGCCTCGGGCGAGCAGAGCACCAACGCGGCCGCGCCCGCTCCCGGAGAGCAGAACATGTAGCGCGTCAGCGGATCGCTCACCATGCCGGAGTCGAGGATCTCCTCGGCGGACAGCGGTTTGCGGCGCCATGCCTCGGGAGTCAGGCCGCCGTTGCGGTATGCCTTCTCGGCCACCAGGGCGAGGGTCCGCGGGGTGATGCCGTGGTCGTGCATATAGCGCTGGATCTTCATGCCGAAGAACTGAGTGGTCACCATCAGCCCGTCGCTGCCGTACTCCGCTCCCAGCCCCCAGTCCTCGGGCCGCGGGTCGAAGGCGCCGCGCGGGTGTTTGTCGAAGCCGACGGCGAGGACGACGTCCGCCATGCCGGAGCGGATCGCGTTCACGGCGGAGACCAGCGCGCTGCCGCCGGTGGCGCAGCCGTTCTTGACGTTGATGAACGGCAGCCCGGTCAGGCCGAGTTGGGCCACCAGCGTGTCGGCGAGGCCGGCGCTGTCGCTGCCGCCGAACGCGGCCCCCACCCGCGACCACTCGATCCCGGCGTCCGCCAGCGCGGCGTTCACCGCGCCGACAGCCAGCTGCCGGCCACTCGCCTCCGACCGGCCGAACGGGGTGCGTCCGGCGCCGCAGATCAGTACGTCGGTACTCATGAACCCTCCTCGCCGGGGGTCGTGGGCGTGGCCCGCGGGACGCCAGGGCCGGCGGTCACGGTGAGGGGCATGCCGATGCGGACGTCGTCGAAGTCGCCGACCTCGAGCACGGCGGCCACCCGCACCCCTTCCGCCAGCTCGACGTAGCCGAGTGCGAACGGCTCGAAGCCGCCGGGCGGGGCCTGGTAGGGCGGGGACTTGGGGGCGTACCGCTGCACCGTCCAGGTCCACAGCGTGCCGGTGCCGTGGAGGACGACCGGATCGGCCGGTCCCCCGCAGCGCGGGCACGCGTCGTCCGCGGGGTAGACCGTCACCGCGCAGCCGTCGCCGGAGCAGCGTGAGCCCTGGAGCCCGACGGCGGTGGCGGTCGGACTCCGCGGATCCGTGGCCATCCGGATCAGCGCCCCGTCCACTTGGGTTCACGCTTCTCCAGGAACGCCGACACGCCTTCGTTCGCGTCCTCGGAGTTGAGCGCCACGCCCACGGCGAGGTGCTCCATCACCATCAGCGACTGGGTGTCGGCGTCCAGGCTGCGGTCGATCGTCATCTTCGTGAGCCACATGGTGAAGGGGCTCTTGTCGACGAGGTCGCCGATGAAGTCCTCGACCGTCGCATCCAGCTTGTCGGCCGGGGCGGACTTGTTGATGAGCCCGAACTCCGCGGCCTCGACCCCGGAGAGCAGCTTGCCGGTGAGCATCAGCTCCTTGGTCTTGCGGATGCCGATCATGCGCGGCACCCGGTAGATCGGGCCGGCTCCGCCGAACAGCGCACGGCGGATGTGGAAGTCGCCGATCTTGGCGTCATCCGCGGAGATGGCGAAGTCGCAGGAGATCATGATCTCGAAGCCGCCGGCGGTGACGTGGCCCTCCAGGACGGCGACCGAGGGGGTCTTCATCGAGTAGAGGCGGTCGCAGACCTTCGCGGACTTCACCGCGACGTCGATCGCGTTCGACTTGCCGACGTACTCCGCCTTCAGGCTGTCGAGGTCGAAGCCCGAGCAGAAGGTGCCGCCGCGGCCGCGGAACACCAGAACGCGCAGCTCGGGGTCCTCGTCGACCTCGGTGATGATCTCGTCGAGCCGCTCCAGGATCGGCACGGTGACGCAGTTCTTCTTCCACGGGCGGTTGAGCCAGACACGGGCGACGTGGCCGTCACGCTCGAACTGGATCTCGTCTTCCACTGCCATCTCTTCGCCTCCAGATTGAACTGAATTCACTACGAGTCTGGGAGGCGGAAGATATCCTGTCAACCCTCTGATCGAGACGGATTCATCAGGTGAAGGGATCCTGCGATCCAAGCAAGAGAGATCCCGTCATTGATCGAACCGAACCTGATTCAAACTCACTCTTGAGGAGCATACCTACTTCGGTTCAATATGACGGAGGGGTCCTCCCCCTCCCAACGACTGCACCCCGGAAGGACCTTCATGTCCGGCATCTCCCGTCTCGGCATCGTCGGCTGCGGCCTCATGGGCTCCGGCATCGCCGAGGTCGCCGCACTGCGCGGTCTCGATGTGACCGTCGCCGAATCGAGCCCCGAACTGGCCGCCGCCGGCCGCGACCGCGTCACCGCCTCCCTCGATCGCGGGCTGCGGCGCGGGAAGCTCACCGAGGCCGACCGCGACCAGGCCCTGGCCCGGCTCTCCTTCACCCACGACCTGGGCGACCTTGCCGACCGGCAGTTCGTCGTGGAGGCCGTCGCCGAGAACCGGGAGGTGAAGCTGGACGTCTTCCGTCAGCTGGACAAGGCGGTCACCGACCCGGAGGCCGTCCTCGCCACCAACACGTCCTCGATCCCCGTCGTCGATCTCGCCGTGGCCACCGGCCGGGCCTCCCATGTCGTGGGGCTGCACTTCTTCAATCCGGTACCGGTGCAGAAGCTGGTCGAGGTGATCCCCGCCCTCACCACCGGCGCCGACACCCTGGCCCGCGCCCGCGGCTTCGCCGCCGAACAGCTGGGCAGGACGGTCGTCCAGGCGCCGGACCGCTCGGGCTTCGTGGTCAACGCGCTGCTGGTGCCGTACCTGCTCTCCGCGATCCGCATGGTCGAGTCCGGAATGGCGCGCGTGGAGGACATCGACAGCGGCATGGAGCTCGGCTGCGCCCACCCGATGGGTCCGCTGCGGCTGCTCGATCTGATCGGCCTGGACACGGCGCAGGCCGTCGCCGAGTCGATGTACGAGGAGTACAAGGAACCGCTGTACGCCGCTCCCCCGCTCCTGCGCCGCATGGTCGCCGCGGGCCACCTGGGCCGTAAGAGCGGCCGGGGCTTCTACGTGTATGACGCGTAAACCCTCCGCACCCCGGTGAGGGCCGGGGACCGGCGTGCGTCGAGGCCGTCGTGACGGCCAGGCGCCCGCCGTCCCCCTGCCCGCAACCGCGCGTTCTGGTTCGGGAAGACCGGCAGGCACCTGTGCCGCGGTCGGTCAGGCGTTCCGGCGCAGTTCGTCCGCGCAGCGCTCGGCCATCATCAGCACGGTGGTGTTGGTCGGCGTGGCCGGGATGTCCGGCATGATCGAGGCGTCGACGACGTACAGCCCGTCGAGGCCGTGCACCTTGCCGCTCTGGTCGACCACGGCGTTCGGGGTGCCCTCGCCACCCATCGCGCAGGTGCCCACGGCGTGGCAGTAGGTGTTCTTGCCCTGCAGGACGGCGCGGGTCAGGTCGGCGTCCGTGGTCGCCTCGGGTCCGGGCCACTGCTCCGCGCGTACGTACTTCTCCAGTGGGCCGGAGCCCATGATCTCCCGCATCTGGCGGATGCCGGCCACCATGCGCCGCAGGTCGTCGGGGTGGTCCAGCAGGCCGAGCCGGATCGACGGGTCGGCATCAGGGTCGCGTGAGGTGATCTCCACCCTGCCCAGCGAGTACGGGCGGACCACAGCGAGGGGCACCAGCATCACCCCTGGCTCCATGGTGAACGGCAGTGCGTGCAGGTCGACTTCACCCTGGCTGCCTGCCCCTGCCGAGGAGAACGCCAGGGCGGTCTGCAAGGGGGGCATGAGTTCGCCGACCGTCGCCTCGTCCACGGCGTAGGTGAGGTACACCATGGGGTGGTCGCGGAGGTTCCTGCCGACGCCTTCGAGGCACTGGGTCGTGGGGATGGACAGCCTGTCGAGCAGCCGCCGCGGGCCGATGCCGGAGCGCATCAGGATCGCCGGGCTGCCGATGGCTCCGGCCGACAGGACGACCAGGTCGGCTTCGAGCGCGGTGCCGTCGGCGAGGATCACGGCGCGGGCCGTCCCGTCCTCGGTGAACTCCACGCGGTCGACGGTCTGTCCGCCGAGCACGGTCAGGTTGTCGCGTCCGCGGGCCGGTCCGAGGTAGGCGAGGGCCGAGCTCTGGCGGATGCCGTCCTTGCGGTTGAAGGGGACCGGGCCCGCGCCGCGCCGGCCGGCGCCGTTCATGTCCTGGTGAATGGTGTGGCCGGCCTGGGCGCAGGCCTCCAGGAAGGCGGACATGACCGGGCGCAGCCCGTTTCCCTCGGTGAAGCGTTCGATGTGTACGGGGCCTTCGGTGCCGTGCAGTTCCCCGCCGACCGGGTCGTCCTCCAGCTTCTTCAGATACGGAAGGACCTCGTCCCAGGACCAGCGGTCGTTGCCGAGTCCGGTCCAGCGGGCGAAGTCCTCGGGGGTGGGCCGCAGGGCGTTGGCACCGTTGACGGACGAGGAGCCGCCGATGACCTTGCCGCGCAGGACGGGCACGACGCCCTGCTCGACGATCCCGAACATCGGGATGCTGTCGCCCTCGACGACGTGATCGGCCGACTCGTAGCCCCAGTCATGGGTGGTGAACCCGAACTGGTCGGCGTCGAGCACCTCGGGTGCGGTCTCCTGCGCGGTGCGGTAGTCGGGACCCGCCTCGACCAGCGTGACAGTGTTCGCGGGATCCTCGCTCAGCCGTGCGGCCAGCACTCCACCGGCGGAACCTCCGCCACACACCACTATGCGACGCGCCATGGTTGCCTCTCTTCTCTTCTTTGAGACGAAGGGTTCGGAAGGAACGGGTTCGTGAAAGAGCGGGTTCGTGAGGGAGCAGGCGGTCTTTCAGCCGTTCAGGGGCGCGCCCGACAAGGCGATCGACTTGGGTTCGAGGTAGTCGTCGAGGCCTTCGGGGCCGTTCTCGCGGCCGATGCCCGACTTCTTGCTGCCGCCGAAGGGGGCGTTGATGTCGAGGGTGTAGCTGTTGATGCTGAACGTTCCGGTGCGTACGCGGCGGGCGATCCGGAGGGCGGCGTCCTCGTCCTGGGTCCAGACCGTTCCGGAGAGCCCGTACGGGGAGTCGTTGGCCAGCTCGACGGCATGGTCGGGACCGTCGTGCGGGATGGCGACGACGACCGGGCCGAAGATCTCCTCCTGTGCGATCCGCATGTCGTTCGTGACGTCGGTGAAGAGGGTGGGCTCGAGGTACCAGCCGGTCGTCAGGCCCTCGGGTCGGCCACCGCCGCAGGCGACGGTGGCGCCCTCCTTCCTGCCGAGGGCGATGTACTCCTCGACGCGCGCCCGGTGCGCCTCGGTGATCAGCGGTCCGATCACGGTCGCGGGGTCGGCCGGGTCACCGATGGGCAGGGTGCTCATGTGGCGGGCCAGGGCCTCGGTGAACTCCTCGTAGCGGGCGCGCGGCAGCAGGATGCGGGTCTGGGCGGTGCAGATCTCGCCCTGCATGAAGGCGGCGCCGCAGCCGACGAGAGCAGGGACGACGGTGTCGATGTCGGCGTCGTCAAGGACGATCGCCGCCGACTTGCCGCCGAGTTCCAGCGTCGTACGGCGGATGTCGCGGCCGCATACTTCGGCGATGCGGGCGCCGATCGCCGTACTGCCCGTGAAGCTGACCTTGTCCACACCGGGGTGGGCGACCAGGTACTCGCTCTCCGCGACATCGGCGGCGAACAGGCTGATGACGCCCTCGGGCACCTCCGATTCGGCGACGACATCGGCGAACACATGGCAGGCGAGCGGGTCCTGCACGGGCGCCTTGACGACGACCGTGCAGCCGGCCATGAGGGCGGCGGCGATCTTCTGGGCGGTCAGCGTGAGTGGGCCGTTCCAGGCGGGGATGGCCACGACGACGCCGACGGGCTCGCGCACGATGAGGGTGCGGGTCGGTCCGTTGACCCGCTCCTCCTCGAAGACGAACTCCTCGGCCAACGAGGCGTAGAAACGCAGGTAGTGGGAGGGAGCGACGGCGAAGTAGCCCTCGGCGAAGCCGCGCGGGCTGCCGGTCTCGGCCATCGCCAGCTCGGCCAGTTCCGCCGCCCGCGTGTCCAGGCGGTCGGCGAGGTCGCGCAGGGCCGCGGCGCGCCGGCTCACGGTCCAGCTCGGCCAGGGGCCGGCGTCGAAGGCCTGCCGGGCCGAGGCGACGGCGGCGTCGATGTCCTCTGTGGAGGCCAGCGGGACGTGGCCTATGACCTCCTCGGTGCTGGGTGAGACGACCTGCGCGACGCGGTCGGTGGAGGGGGCGGTGAGCCGTCCTCCGATGAGGATGCGGTCGTAGTGGTGTGCCATGAGGTGACTGCCTCTCTGCGGAAACACTGCGCGGAAGGTGCGGGGCGGAGGGTGCGGGGCGGAGGGTGCGGGGCAGGAGATGCAGGCTCGGTTTCCGGTCGCACGGCCGGCCGCAAGGCATCGCGCCGAGTGCACACGGTCGGAAGGGAGCGGAGGCCCGCCGGCCGGCCCCCGCGGTGCACGCCATCCGGTCTCCGGCGTCGTGAGGGCGTGGGCCGGCCCCCGGGCGGGGCGCCCCGGGTCGGCCCGGGGACGGATTCCTCACCCACGGCCGGACCGTCGCCCACGGTGCGCTGCGTCGCGGTGCCGGAGCCGGGCCCGGGCCAGGTCCTGCTACACCGGCCTCACCCGGCGGGGTGGCCGGCGCGTCGGGCCGGTTCGTCACAGCGGCCTCGCGGCGACGGCCTCCGCGGCCGCGCGCCCCTCCGCGACCGCGTGCGCGATACGGCGCGGCACGACGCAGTCGCCGACCGCGCGGACCGTCTGGTGGGGGCCCGGGGTGAAGTGAGGGCGGCGCGGGCGGCGTTCGCCGACGGTGACCAGGACATCGGCGGTGAGATGTGTCTCCTGACCGTCCAGGACATGGCGC contains:
- a CDS encoding SDR family NAD(P)-dependent oxidoreductase, whose product is MSAPRSAAELFSLEGRTAIVTGASAGLGARFAAVLAQAGAIVFAAARRIDRLKELADSDARIHPVACDVSLEADRTRLTETALAATGRIDVLVNNAATSGETRAEDESSDAFADVLGVNLTAPFHLARLIAEGPGQAGGRSIINVSSILGLVTAAPLGGASYSASKAGLIGLTRELAGQWGASGIRVNALAPGWFRTEMTADLFGDERSSRWVERNTLLRRGGDGHELDGALLYLASDASSYCTGQVLTVDGGWTAR
- a CDS encoding SDR family oxidoreductase produces the protein MSTDTLEGKVAVITGGSRGIGLGIATAYRAAGAHVVIAARKAAGLAEAREELLRVKGDGDVHTVVANAGEPDQAEACVDETMIRFGRVDILVNNAATNPYHGDLLDLDVSRAEKTVRVNQYGMIAWTRYAWRAWMAEHGGAVVNIASVGGLIVDPHIGYYNATKAAMLHMTRQLAYELGPRARVNAIAPGLIKTELARAVWEVREPILTAKLPLRRLGTVEDVANAALFLASDASSWMTGQTLVLDGGATALPIGVDE
- a CDS encoding acyl-CoA dehydrogenase family protein, whose translation is MDFGFSPRASELQDRMRSFMDQHVFPAEAVYDRQLAEADDPHALPPVMAELKEKARAEGLWNLFMAHGDWGAGLTNLEYAPLMELAGRSVIGPEVFNCSAPDTGNMELLALYGTPEQQERWLKPLLNAEIRSCFAMTEPEVASSDARNIRTSITRDGDSYVVNGRKWYTSGILDPDCKLIILMGKTDPDAPTYRQQSMLLIPRDTPGVTVLRDLPMFGYTDRLGHGDVLFEGVRVPVENILRGEGEGFALAQGRLGPGRMHYAMRAVGFAERALKLMCERVTARIAFGGPLADQGVVREWIARSRIEIEQLRLLVLKSAWLMDTVGNAAARMEVAAIKVAALEVAHKVVDRAVQAHGAAGVSDDTVLARLYAITRALRIADGPDEVHLRTVARQELAKYKQPEQHKTDTKAGAA
- a CDS encoding phosphotransferase family protein translates to MSTVTQTSELAVRVRDRLARRHPGAPIGELRVLPGGHSGLTYSVTAGEARYVIKAVPPGQRPVGRNDVLRQARVLGALAGSAVPVPGIAAVDETQPAWFAMDFAAGEAVEPVLDEPEVPAATARARMLEIAAVLRRLHATDTHTPGLDPPEPLDAAGELERWTRTLHAVPAELRPGGEELLARLTADVPGGLPPVLLHGDFRLGNVLCAGQRAVAVVDWEIWSVGDPRIDLGWFLLFADHRNFPQLGRAVPGLPTEAELLVAYLDGRPALPAMDWFRALGRMKMAAIMGHNLRRHREGKHHDPDQERLPPTIAAMIRTARDILG
- a CDS encoding acyl-CoA dehydrogenase family protein gives rise to the protein MSAIPEPEEFRAEARRWLATVARPRAADGEWGSGSDSVAVFENWTEEQEHEYTARIQEWERTRYHHGWGALNWQQAYGGRGLPAYYEQLYRTEEAAFDVPHRTEVFPVTQQLVAPAIGIWGTEEQKQRWLRPMLRTDELACQLFSETEAGSDLAAVRTRAVRDGDNWVLNGHKVWTSGARVATWGVAVCRTDPDVRKHAGITVFLVRMDAPGVTVRPIQQMTGGTSFNEVYLDGVVVPDTDRLGPVGGGWRVTLSVLAAERLDSGNLGLDNADRALELAGNLPRPLTGSEQQRAADLHIRTLVQRIVGLRVTAALVAGREPGAEASVGKLYATETMRRTSDLVSELLGPSLVADTGAWGTYAWTEHLLGAPGYSIAGGTDEIQHNILAERVLGLPKEGPPKDRLPKEPAR
- a CDS encoding thiolase family protein, encoding MSTDVLICGAGRTPFGRSEASGRQLAVGAVNAALADAGIEWSRVGAAFGGSDSAGLADTLVAQLGLTGLPFINVKNGCATGGSALVSAVNAIRSGMADVVLAVGFDKHPRGAFDPRPEDWGLGAEYGSDGLMVTTQFFGMKIQRYMHDHGITPRTLALVAEKAYRNGGLTPEAWRRKPLSAEEILDSGMVSDPLTRYMFCSPGAGAAALVLCSPEAARSLDTPDGPPVTLRSAAVRTRRFGSFEVFSPWIPGGELTSVSRDASAAAFEEAGIGPGDIDVCQLQDTESGAEVMHMAECGFCEDGEQERLVASGATEIGGALPVNTDGGCIANGEPIGASGLRQVYEVVQQLRGRAGERQVPGEPRVGFTHVYGAPGVSACTVLSR
- a CDS encoding Zn-ribbon domain-containing OB-fold protein; its protein translation is MATDPRSPTATAVGLQGSRCSGDGCAVTVYPADDACPRCGGPADPVVLHGTGTLWTWTVQRYAPKSPPYQAPPGGFEPFALGYVELAEGVRVAAVLEVGDFDDVRIGMPLTVTAGPGVPRATPTTPGEEGS
- a CDS encoding enoyl-CoA hydratase/isomerase family protein: MAVEDEIQFERDGHVARVWLNRPWKKNCVTVPILERLDEIITEVDEDPELRVLVFRGRGGTFCSGFDLDSLKAEYVGKSNAIDVAVKSAKVCDRLYSMKTPSVAVLEGHVTAGGFEIMISCDFAISADDAKIGDFHIRRALFGGAGPIYRVPRMIGIRKTKELMLTGKLLSGVEAAEFGLINKSAPADKLDATVEDFIGDLVDKSPFTMWLTKMTIDRSLDADTQSLMVMEHLAVGVALNSEDANEGVSAFLEKREPKWTGR
- a CDS encoding 3-hydroxybutyryl-CoA dehydrogenase, with protein sequence MSGISRLGIVGCGLMGSGIAEVAALRGLDVTVAESSPELAAAGRDRVTASLDRGLRRGKLTEADRDQALARLSFTHDLGDLADRQFVVEAVAENREVKLDVFRQLDKAVTDPEAVLATNTSSIPVVDLAVATGRASHVVGLHFFNPVPVQKLVEVIPALTTGADTLARARGFAAEQLGRTVVQAPDRSGFVVNALLVPYLLSAIRMVESGMARVEDIDSGMELGCAHPMGPLRLLDLIGLDTAQAVAESMYEEYKEPLYAAPPLLRRMVAAGHLGRKSGRGFYVYDA
- a CDS encoding GMC family oxidoreductase encodes the protein MARRIVVCGGGSAGGVLAARLSEDPANTVTLVEAGPDYRTAQETAPEVLDADQFGFTTHDWGYESADHVVEGDSIPMFGIVEQGVVPVLRGKVIGGSSSVNGANALRPTPEDFARWTGLGNDRWSWDEVLPYLKKLEDDPVGGELHGTEGPVHIERFTEGNGLRPVMSAFLEACAQAGHTIHQDMNGAGRRGAGPVPFNRKDGIRQSSALAYLGPARGRDNLTVLGGQTVDRVEFTEDGTARAVILADGTALEADLVVLSAGAIGSPAILMRSGIGPRRLLDRLSIPTTQCLEGVGRNLRDHPMVYLTYAVDEATVGELMPPLQTALAFSSAGAGSQGEVDLHALPFTMEPGVMLVPLAVVRPYSLGRVEITSRDPDADPSIRLGLLDHPDDLRRMVAGIRQMREIMGSGPLEKYVRAEQWPGPEATTDADLTRAVLQGKNTYCHAVGTCAMGGEGTPNAVVDQSGKVHGLDGLYVVDASIMPDIPATPTNTTVLMMAERCADELRRNA